The Orrella daihaiensis genome contains the following window.
CTAGAGAACGGTGAAATCAAACAAGGATCACTGGCTCGCATCGAACCAGAAGGCAAGGTCACTCGTATGTGGGAAGCGATCGAGACCTACATGAACCGCAAGCAGCCTCTGATCATCGTGGCTGGCGCTGACTACGGTCAAGGCTCTTCACGTGACTGGGCAGCCAAGGGGGTTCGCCTGGCTGGTGTTGAGGCGATTGTGGCTGAAGGGTTTGAGCGTATTCACCGCACCAACTTGGTGGGCATGGGTGTACTGCCGCTTGAATTTAAAGCCGGCACAACGCGCAAGACGCTAAACATTGATGGCACCGAAACGTTTGATGTGATTGGCGAGCATACGCCGCGTGCAACGCTAACTTTGGTGATTCACCGTAAAGACGGGCAAACGATTGAAGTGCCTGTGACATGCCGCCTCGATACAGCCGAGGAAGTCTCTATCTATAAAGCTGGCGGTGTATTACAGCGCTTTGCCCAGGACTTTTTAGAGTCCGAAGCTGCATAATGACCTCACAACTGGCAACACCAGCTGTGAGGTCAGTACTGATCTGTAATGATTCAAACAGCAGTTGAAAATTTAAACCAAGTTCTGATGAGTAACTGCCATGGCATACGCACCGCAAATAAAAGTCCCAGCAACCTACATTCGGGGTGGCACCAGCAAAGGTGTTTTTTTTAAGCTTGACGATATGCCCGAAGCAGCGCAAGTCCCTGGCCTTGCCCGAGACGCCTTGTTGATGCGCGTGATAGGAAGTCCTGACCCGTACGGCAAGCAAATCGACGGCATGGGTGGTGCGACATCTAGCACCAGCAAGACCGTGATCGTCTCCAAAAGCAGCAGACCAGATCATGACCTTGATTATCTGTTTGGCCAGGTATCAATCGACAAAGCTTTTGTAGACTGGAGTGGTAACTGTGGCAACTTGTCTGCCGCTGTTGGGCCTTTTGGCATTGCCAGTGGTCTCGTAGACTCCAGTCGCGTCCCAGAAAATGGCATTGCAACCGTGCGCATTTGGCAGGCCAATATCAACAAAACCATCATTGCCCACGTGCCGATGACGAATGGTCAAGTGCAGGAAACCGGTGACTTCGAACTCGATGGCGTGACATTCCCTGCCGCTGAAATTCAGCTCGAGTTCATGGATCCGGCGGCAGAGGAGGAAGGCGTCGGTGGTGCAATGTTTCCGACTGGCAATCTTGTCGACGATCTAGAGGTGCCAGGAGTAGGCACTTTCAAGGCAACCATGATCAATGCCGGCATACCCACGATTTTCTTGAACGCGGAAGAAATTGGCTACAAAGGGACAGAGCTGCAGGACGACATTAACAATGACACCAAAGCTCTGGCGATGTTTGAAACGATCCGCGCACATGGCGCCGTGAGGATGGGTTTGATTCATCACATCGAAGAGGCTGCCAAACGACAACACACACCCAAAGTTGCCTTTGTCGCCAAACCGATTGACTACGTGTCCTCAAGCGGCAAGGCAGTCAAAGCTGCGGATATTGATCTGCTCGTGCGCGCACTTTCAATGGGCAAACTTCACCACGCGATGATGGGCACGGCCGCTGTGGCCATTGGTACCGCTGCAGCCATTCCGGGCACTCTGGTCAATCTCGCCGCTGGCGGTGGCAAGCTGGATGCAGTGCGGTTTGGGCACCCATCAGGAACGCTCCGTGTTGGTGCCCAAGCCGAACAAGTCGATGGTGACTGGCAAGTCAAAAAAGCCATCATGAGCCGAAGTGCGCGCGTGCTGATGGAGGGCTGGGTACGG
Protein-coding sequences here:
- the prpF gene encoding 2-methylaconitate cis-trans isomerase PrpF → MAYAPQIKVPATYIRGGTSKGVFFKLDDMPEAAQVPGLARDALLMRVIGSPDPYGKQIDGMGGATSSTSKTVIVSKSSRPDHDLDYLFGQVSIDKAFVDWSGNCGNLSAAVGPFGIASGLVDSSRVPENGIATVRIWQANINKTIIAHVPMTNGQVQETGDFELDGVTFPAAEIQLEFMDPAAEEEGVGGAMFPTGNLVDDLEVPGVGTFKATMINAGIPTIFLNAEEIGYKGTELQDDINNDTKALAMFETIRAHGAVRMGLIHHIEEAAKRQHTPKVAFVAKPIDYVSSSGKAVKAADIDLLVRALSMGKLHHAMMGTAAVAIGTAAAIPGTLVNLAAGGGKLDAVRFGHPSGTLRVGAQAEQVDGDWQVKKAIMSRSARVLMEGWVRIPGDIATFA